GCGTGGGCGGCGATGCCGTGGGCAGCCCAAAGCGCCACATCGCGCCAGACCTGCCAGTCGTGTCTGTTCTCGTCCCCGGCGCGGGCTTCGATGGCCTTGAGCAGCGTTTCGCTTTCAGGCCTGTATGTGCGGCCCAGGGCGTAGAGATATTGCAGGGTCAGGAATGGGCTGGTCGTGTCGGCCCCGCGCTTTGCGATATGGTCCGCCACGTCCTGCCAACGGTCGCCCACATCGACCCCCGCGAACTCGATCCGGGCGAGCAGGGACACGGCGCCCACCTGATCTTGGGAATAGTCCCGGTTTTGGTTCCACACATGGCTGTCGTAGGCCGCCAGCAGGTCCTCGATCCGTCCGGCGGAGATGTAGAACAGCGCGAGGTGCCACCAGTTGTGGCTGTGCATGAAGCTGTTGAGGTCGGCCCAGTGGTGGGCGACGGATTCCAGGAAAGCTGTACCTTGCGCCACTTGGCCGCGGGTGAGGTAGATATGGGCCAGCGCGTGATGCGCCCAGGGCTCGCTTGCGTCGAGGCTGAGCGCATGAAGCGCTGCCGCCTCGGCGTCGTCGAGCAGGTGGCATTCTTCGAACCCGAATGCCAGCATGCCGTGGGCGTAAGCGATGTCCTCCGCCTCGGGCTGAGCCTTTTGCGCGATGCGCAGCATGGCGGGGAAGTCGCCGATGTTGAACGTGTGGTACTGGCCCAGCTTCAGCATGACCATGTCGCGGGGATAGGCGCTGACCGTCGCCTCGCACAGCTCGATCAGTTTGGGGATGTCGCCCGCGACGAACAGGCGGGCGGCTTCGACAGCGGCCTGTTCGCGCGGGGTGAGGTCGGTTGCGTGTCGTGCATTGTCGAGGAAGGGTTGCGCCAGCTTGGGGGCTGCGGGCGCTTCGAGCAGCATGTAGAGGATGGCGGCATAGGCGTTGGCGAGCCCGTTTTCGGGGTCGTTTTTCGCCGCCGTGAGGATGTTCGCCGCCTTGGTCTGGAAGCTGATGAAGCCGTGTACGAAATCGTCGATCCCCTCGCGGGTTCCGTCGCGCGTGCAGGTGATGGGCAGGCCATAGAGGTCTTGCATGGTGCCTCCTTCAGATCGGGTGTTTGGCGGCATAGGCGCGCAACAGGGCCGCGACCTGATCCGGTGCGTCCCAGTGGATGGAATGCCCGGCGCCTTCGAGGATGTGATGCGGCAGGTGGCTGAGCACGGCCAGCACATGGTCGGGCGGGACGATCAGGTCCTGCGCGCCGATCAGCACCTGCGTGGGGCAAGTGGGGCTGGCAAGTGCCGTGCCATCAAAGCCGCGCAGGGCGGTAAGCTGATGCTCCATCGCGTCTGCGGATTGCGTGTGGGGGTAGGCAAGGGCGTCGGCCACGGCCTGGTCCACCGCGGCGGGGTCGTGATAGACGCGCGGATTGAAGAGCCAGGGAAAAAGGGCCCGCAGCCAAGTGTCTTCGGGCGCGTTGCTGCGCCGGATCGCGATAAGCGTCGCGAAGAGCGCGGTGTTGCGGGGCAAGCGCACGGGTGCGGAGGCCGCGATATGGGTCGAGGCCATGCGCTCCGGCACTTCCTGGGCCATGTGCAGCGCGATGATCCCGCCCATGGAATGGCCGATCACGTGGTAACGGTCGTGCCCCAGGTGGGTCATCAGCGCCAGCGCGTCCTTGCACATCAGGTCGATGCTGACGGGCGCATCCCACGGGGCGGTCTGCCCGGTCGTGCGGTTGTCTGGCATGACGCATGTGAACCGGTCCCGCAGCAGCGGGACCAGGGGCGTCCAGCTGGCGTGGTCCGACATATACCCCGCCAACATCAGAAGCGGCGGGCCCTGTCCGGCGACTTCGTAGTGCAGGGCGATGTCGTCGCGCTCAAGTGTCGGCATTGAGCTGGCTCCAGGTTGGCAGCAGGTCGTTCGGGGCCGGGGTCGCTGCGTAAACGCCGCGCGCGATGGCACGGCTTAGGCAGAGTGCTGCGGCATGGCCAATCAGGGTCAGGTCGTGGGGCGCGGTCATGGGCCGGGCGCCGGTCGAGACACTGAACACAAGATCGCCGTCGCCGGGGCTGTGGGCCGGAACGCAGGCCCGCCCGATCCCGTCATGGGCGGCGATGGCCACCCGTTGGCATTGCGCCTTGTCGAGCGTGGCGTCCGTCGCGACAATGGC
The sequence above is a segment of the Tateyamaria omphalii genome. Coding sequences within it:
- a CDS encoding tetratricopeptide repeat protein, with amino-acid sequence MQDLYGLPITCTRDGTREGIDDFVHGFISFQTKAANILTAAKNDPENGLANAYAAILYMLLEAPAAPKLAQPFLDNARHATDLTPREQAAVEAARLFVAGDIPKLIELCEATVSAYPRDMVMLKLGQYHTFNIGDFPAMLRIAQKAQPEAEDIAYAHGMLAFGFEECHLLDDAEAAALHALSLDASEPWAHHALAHIYLTRGQVAQGTAFLESVAHHWADLNSFMHSHNWWHLALFYISAGRIEDLLAAYDSHVWNQNRDYSQDQVGAVSLLARIEFAGVDVGDRWQDVADHIAKRGADTTSPFLTLQYLYALGRTYRPESETLLKAIEARAGDENRHDWQVWRDVALWAAHGIAAHAAEDYEDCIRFLGKALPRLSECGGSHAQRDLFEQIHLDALIRAGRTSQAQQVLEMRRTFDPEGVPLNAMLADVYEKSGLPQQAADARARVSSD
- a CDS encoding alpha/beta fold hydrolase codes for the protein MPTLERDDIALHYEVAGQGPPLLMLAGYMSDHASWTPLVPLLRDRFTCVMPDNRTTGQTAPWDAPVSIDLMCKDALALMTHLGHDRYHVIGHSMGGIIALHMAQEVPERMASTHIAASAPVRLPRNTALFATLIAIRRSNAPEDTWLRALFPWLFNPRVYHDPAAVDQAVADALAYPHTQSADAMEHQLTALRGFDGTALASPTCPTQVLIGAQDLIVPPDHVLAVLSHLPHHILEGAGHSIHWDAPDQVAALLRAYAAKHPI